In Pseudoxanthobacter soli DSM 19599, the following are encoded in one genomic region:
- a CDS encoding aldehyde dehydrogenase family protein: MDRYLTFYIDGAWVDPATDARLAVVDPATERPFAEIAMGSAVDAERAIAAARRAFASFSLTSREERLALLERIVAVLKRRNDEIGDIISREMGAPRRMARDEQAGIGIVHFEETIRAMGAFAFEYAQGTTRIVHEPVGVVGMITPWNWPINQIACKVAPALATGCTMVLKPSEIAPLNAVLFAEVLHEAGVPAGVFNMVQGDGPGVGTVLASHPDIDMVSFTGSTRAGIAVAQAAAPTVKRVHQELGGKSPNIVLASADLAAAVRSGVSRCFANSGQSCNAPTRLLVPAGRMEEAVEIARQAAEAVRVGDPSDPATELGPVASRAQFDKIQGLILKGIEEGATLVAGGPGRPAHLEAGYYVRPTVFAGVTNDMTVAREEIFGPVLSILGYRSEDEAAAIANDTPYGLASYIQGAPDEARAFARRLRTGIVRLNEAPWDGAAPFGGYKQSGNGREYGTFGLNEFTEIKGIVGFGD, translated from the coding sequence ATGGACAGATATCTCACGTTCTATATCGACGGCGCATGGGTCGATCCGGCGACGGACGCCCGCCTCGCCGTCGTCGACCCGGCGACGGAACGGCCGTTCGCCGAGATCGCCATGGGGTCCGCGGTCGATGCCGAACGCGCCATCGCCGCCGCGCGCCGGGCGTTCGCGTCGTTCTCGCTGACGTCCCGTGAAGAGCGCCTCGCCCTCCTCGAGCGCATCGTCGCGGTGCTGAAGCGGCGCAACGACGAGATCGGCGACATCATCTCGCGCGAAATGGGCGCGCCGCGGCGGATGGCCCGCGACGAACAGGCCGGCATCGGCATCGTACATTTCGAAGAGACGATCCGCGCCATGGGCGCCTTCGCCTTCGAGTACGCCCAGGGCACCACCCGTATCGTCCACGAGCCGGTCGGCGTGGTCGGGATGATCACGCCGTGGAACTGGCCGATCAACCAGATCGCCTGCAAGGTCGCGCCGGCGCTCGCCACGGGCTGCACCATGGTGCTGAAGCCGTCGGAAATCGCGCCTCTCAACGCGGTCCTGTTCGCCGAGGTGCTGCACGAGGCCGGCGTGCCGGCGGGCGTGTTCAACATGGTGCAGGGCGACGGCCCCGGCGTCGGCACCGTGCTGGCCAGCCACCCGGATATCGACATGGTGTCGTTCACGGGTTCCACCCGCGCCGGCATCGCGGTGGCGCAGGCCGCGGCTCCGACGGTGAAGCGGGTGCATCAGGAACTCGGCGGCAAGTCGCCCAACATCGTCCTCGCAAGCGCCGATCTCGCCGCCGCCGTCCGCTCCGGTGTCAGCCGCTGCTTCGCCAATTCCGGCCAGTCCTGCAATGCGCCGACGCGGCTTCTGGTGCCGGCCGGGCGGATGGAGGAAGCCGTGGAGATCGCGCGGCAGGCGGCGGAGGCCGTCCGTGTCGGCGACCCGTCCGATCCGGCCACCGAACTCGGCCCCGTCGCGAGCCGGGCGCAGTTCGACAAGATCCAGGGCCTGATCCTGAAGGGGATCGAGGAGGGCGCGACCCTCGTGGCCGGCGGTCCCGGCCGCCCGGCGCACCTCGAAGCCGGCTATTATGTCCGGCCCACGGTGTTCGCCGGCGTCACCAACGACATGACCGTCGCGCGCGAGGAGATCTTCGGCCCGGTGCTGTCGATCCTGGGCTATCGCTCCGAGGACGAGGCGGCAGCCATCGCCAACGACACGCCCTACGGCCTGGCGTCCTACATCCAGGGCGCGCCGGACGAGGCCCGCGCCTTCGCCCGCCGGCTCAGGACCGGCATCGTGCGCCTCAACGAGGCGCCCTGGGACGGCGCGGCGCCGTTCGGCGGCTACAAGCAGTCGGGCAACGGCCGCGAGTACGGCACGTTCGGCCTCAACGAATTCACGGAAATCAAGGGCATCGTCGGCTTCGGCGATTGA
- a CDS encoding ABC transporter permease produces the protein MVQSTINPAERHERREQMLMLALLAPALLVIVALLVVPLLWLAWQSVRQDGGFTLAHYARFLTDQVYWMTFLQTFRIAGIVTVMTILLGYPVAYVAAGLPQRWSIVVLSMVLLPFWTSVLVRAYAWLILLQRNGIVNSALTGLGLIDEPLRLVNNELGTIIATIHILLPFMVLPLYATMKKIPGELTMAGASLGGSPLHVFLRVFLPLSLPGLVAGTVLVFVLTLGFYITPELLGGGRTYMVSMLVSRNIEVYNEWGAASSISVVLMICVFLVFRLASLLIPFERIMGTR, from the coding sequence ATGGTGCAGTCGACGATAAACCCCGCGGAGCGGCATGAGCGGCGCGAGCAGATGCTCATGCTGGCCCTGCTGGCGCCGGCCCTGCTGGTCATCGTGGCCCTTCTGGTGGTGCCGCTGCTGTGGCTCGCCTGGCAGTCGGTCCGTCAGGACGGGGGCTTCACCCTCGCGCACTACGCGCGCTTCCTGACGGATCAGGTCTACTGGATGACCTTCCTGCAAACCTTCCGCATCGCGGGCATCGTCACCGTGATGACGATCCTGCTCGGCTATCCCGTCGCCTACGTGGCGGCGGGCCTGCCGCAGCGCTGGAGCATCGTCGTTCTTTCGATGGTGCTGCTGCCGTTCTGGACGTCGGTGCTGGTGCGTGCCTACGCCTGGCTGATCCTTCTGCAGCGCAACGGCATCGTGAATTCGGCCCTCACCGGCCTCGGGCTGATCGACGAGCCGCTGCGGCTCGTCAACAACGAGCTCGGCACCATCATCGCGACCATCCACATCCTGCTGCCGTTCATGGTGCTGCCGCTCTACGCCACCATGAAGAAGATCCCCGGCGAACTGACGATGGCCGGCGCCAGCCTCGGCGGCTCGCCGCTGCACGTCTTCCTCAGGGTGTTCCTGCCGCTTTCGCTGCCGGGCCTGGTCGCGGGCACGGTGCTCGTCTTCGTGCTCACGCTCGGCTTCTACATCACGCCGGAGCTTCTGGGCGGCGGGCGCACCTACATGGTCTCCATGTTGGTCTCGCGCAATATCGAGGTCTACAACGAGTGGGGCGCCGCCTCGTCCATCAGCGTCGTGCTGATGATCTGCGTCTTCCTCGTCTTCCGCCTCGCCAGTCTCCTCATTCCGTTCGAACGCATCATGGGAACGAGGTGA
- a CDS encoding NAD-dependent succinate-semialdehyde dehydrogenase, whose amino-acid sequence MLKLKDPSLFVERALIGGVWTHAAGGATVTVDDPATGAALGTVPDCGADDTARAIEAAAEAFRSWRLTTAAERARLLERWHDLLLENADDLALIMTSEQGKPLAEARGEIGYGASFIKWFAEEARRGYGMTIPAPTADRRIVVNKEPVGVAAVITPWNFPNAMITRKCAPALAAGCTVVIKPSEFTPYSALALGVLAERAGIPAGVINIVTGMPKAIGAALTSSPDVRKVSFTGSTAVGSLLMAQCAPTVKRLSLELGGNAPFIVFDDADLDAAVEAAIVSKFRNGGQTCVCANRLLVQAGVYDAFAEKLAARVAAMRVGPGVEEGVQIGPMINAAAVGKIAAHVEDALAHGARNITPRDALPAGPLYVAPMVLTGATTAMRLASEETFGPVAPLFRFETEAEAIAIANATPYGLAAYFFTENLHRAWRVGEALEFGMVGLNTGSVSMEVAPFGGIKQSGLGREGGPTGMDEYLETKAFHLGGLKTRPL is encoded by the coding sequence ATGCTCAAGCTGAAAGACCCCTCCCTGTTCGTCGAGCGGGCGCTGATCGGCGGCGTCTGGACGCATGCCGCCGGCGGCGCGACCGTCACCGTCGACGATCCCGCCACGGGCGCCGCGCTCGGCACGGTGCCGGATTGCGGCGCCGACGACACCGCCCGCGCCATCGAAGCGGCGGCCGAGGCCTTCCGGAGCTGGCGGCTCACCACCGCGGCCGAGCGCGCCCGCCTGCTGGAGCGCTGGCACGACCTGCTTCTGGAGAACGCAGACGACCTCGCGCTGATCATGACATCGGAGCAGGGCAAGCCTCTTGCCGAAGCGCGCGGCGAGATCGGCTACGGCGCCTCCTTCATCAAGTGGTTCGCCGAGGAAGCCCGCCGCGGCTACGGCATGACCATCCCCGCGCCGACGGCGGACCGCCGCATCGTGGTCAACAAGGAGCCGGTCGGCGTCGCGGCGGTGATCACGCCGTGGAATTTCCCGAATGCGATGATCACGCGCAAATGCGCGCCAGCGCTCGCCGCCGGCTGCACCGTGGTCATCAAGCCGTCTGAGTTCACGCCCTATTCCGCGCTGGCTCTGGGCGTGCTTGCCGAGCGCGCCGGCATTCCGGCCGGCGTGATCAACATCGTCACCGGAATGCCGAAGGCCATCGGCGCGGCGCTGACCTCAAGCCCCGACGTGCGCAAGGTCTCCTTCACAGGGTCCACCGCCGTCGGCTCGCTGCTGATGGCGCAATGCGCGCCGACGGTGAAGCGGCTCAGCCTCGAACTCGGCGGCAACGCGCCCTTCATCGTGTTCGACGACGCCGATCTCGATGCGGCGGTCGAGGCGGCCATCGTCTCCAAGTTCCGCAACGGCGGCCAGACCTGCGTCTGCGCCAACCGGCTTCTGGTCCAGGCAGGCGTCTACGATGCCTTCGCGGAGAAGCTCGCCGCGCGGGTCGCCGCCATGCGCGTCGGGCCGGGCGTGGAGGAGGGCGTGCAGATCGGGCCGATGATCAACGCCGCGGCGGTCGGCAAGATCGCGGCCCATGTCGAGGACGCGCTCGCCCATGGCGCCCGCAACATCACGCCCCGGGACGCGCTGCCGGCCGGTCCGCTCTATGTGGCGCCGATGGTGCTGACCGGCGCCACGACGGCGATGCGGCTCGCGAGCGAGGAGACCTTCGGCCCCGTGGCGCCGCTGTTCCGCTTCGAGACCGAGGCGGAGGCGATCGCGATCGCCAATGCGACGCCCTACGGCCTCGCGGCCTATTTCTTCACCGAGAACCTGCACCGGGCTTGGCGGGTCGGCGAGGCGCTGGAATTCGGCATGGTCGGCCTCAACACCGGCAGCGTGTCGATGGAAGTCGCGCCGTTCGGCGGCATCAAGCAGTCGGGCCTCGGCCGCGAGGGCGGTCCGACCGGCATGGACGAATATCTCGAGACCAAGGCCTTCCACCTGGGCGGCCTCAAGACCCGGCCGCTGTGA
- a CDS encoding ABC transporter permease: MSLSRIVLYGLVALILAWLIIPILIILPMSFSGARFLAFPPPSWSLRWYESYLGSAAWMQATRVSLTVAVSSAVIATILGTAAAYALNLTQSRLVRSLQALLLLPLIVPIVITAVGVFLVYAQVGLLATMTGLILANVMLGLPYVVTSVLVGLRKFDHTQEMVSRSLGMNRWRTFFVVTLPQIRPSVITGLLFAFISAIDETVVSIFISGGEYQTLTKRMFTALRDEIDPTIAAISSLLTAISFILLMLAALNARNAERPQGHS, encoded by the coding sequence ATGAGCCTGTCCCGGATTGTCCTCTACGGCCTCGTCGCCCTCATCCTCGCCTGGCTGATCATCCCGATCCTGATCATCCTGCCGATGTCGTTCTCCGGCGCGCGGTTCCTGGCGTTTCCGCCGCCGTCTTGGTCGCTGCGCTGGTATGAATCCTATCTCGGCAGCGCGGCCTGGATGCAGGCGACCCGCGTCAGCCTGACGGTCGCGGTCTCGAGCGCCGTCATCGCCACCATTCTCGGCACGGCGGCGGCCTACGCGCTCAATCTCACGCAGTCCCGGCTGGTGCGCAGCCTGCAGGCGCTCCTGCTGCTGCCGCTGATCGTGCCGATCGTCATCACCGCCGTCGGCGTGTTCCTCGTCTACGCCCAGGTCGGGCTGCTCGCCACCATGACTGGCCTCATCCTCGCCAACGTCATGCTCGGCCTGCCTTATGTGGTGACCTCGGTCCTCGTCGGCCTGCGGAAGTTCGACCACACCCAGGAGATGGTCTCGCGCAGCCTCGGCATGAACCGCTGGCGCACCTTCTTCGTCGTCACGCTGCCGCAGATCCGCCCGAGCGTGATCACCGGGCTCCTGTTCGCCTTCATCTCGGCGATCGACGAGACGGTGGTGTCGATCTTCATCTCCGGCGGCGAGTACCAGACCCTCACCAAGCGCATGTTCACCGCGCTGCGCGACGAGATCGACCCGACGATCGCGGCGATCAGCTCTCTGCTGACGGCGATCTCCTTCATCCTGCTGATGCTCGCCGCGCTGAACGCGCGCAATGCCGAGCGCCCGCAGGGGCATTCGTGA
- a CDS encoding tartrate dehydrogenase, which produces MNERTYDIAVIAGDGIGKEVMPEGVRVLEAAARRHGFTLRQKWHDFAHCDYYARHGRMMPENWKEEIGRPDAIFFGAVGWPAIVPDHVSLWGSLLQFRREYDQYVNLRPVRLMEGVPCPLAGRKPGDIDFWVVRENTEGEYSAIGGRMFEGTDRELVMQETVMTRKGVDRILKFAFDLARTRPRRLVTSATKSNGIAITMPYWDERVEAMAASYPEVSWNKFHIDILTANFVLKPHIFDVVVGSNLFGDILSDLGPACAGTIGIAPSGNINPEREHPSLFEPVHGSAPDIAGQNVANPIGQIWSAAMMLDHLGEKGAAAEIVAAIEAVLKEPSLRTRDLGGSADTASCGKAIAALLS; this is translated from the coding sequence ATGAACGAGCGCACCTACGATATCGCCGTGATCGCCGGGGACGGCATCGGCAAGGAAGTGATGCCGGAAGGCGTCAGGGTCCTGGAGGCGGCAGCCCGCCGCCACGGCTTCACGCTGCGGCAGAAATGGCACGATTTCGCCCATTGCGACTATTACGCCCGGCACGGCCGCATGATGCCGGAGAATTGGAAGGAAGAGATCGGCCGGCCCGATGCCATCTTCTTCGGCGCCGTGGGCTGGCCGGCGATCGTGCCGGACCACGTCTCGCTCTGGGGTTCGCTGCTGCAATTCCGGCGCGAATACGACCAGTACGTCAACCTGCGCCCCGTGCGGCTGATGGAAGGCGTGCCGTGCCCGCTCGCGGGCCGCAAGCCCGGCGACATCGATTTCTGGGTGGTGCGCGAGAACACCGAGGGCGAATATTCCGCCATCGGCGGCCGGATGTTCGAGGGAACCGACCGCGAACTCGTGATGCAGGAGACGGTCATGACCCGCAAGGGCGTCGACCGCATCCTGAAATTCGCCTTCGACCTCGCCCGGACGCGCCCCCGCCGGCTGGTGACCTCGGCGACCAAGTCCAACGGCATCGCCATCACCATGCCCTACTGGGACGAGCGGGTGGAGGCGATGGCCGCGTCCTATCCCGAGGTGTCGTGGAACAAGTTCCACATCGACATCCTCACGGCGAACTTCGTGCTGAAGCCGCACATCTTCGACGTGGTCGTCGGCTCGAACCTGTTCGGCGATATCCTGTCCGATCTCGGCCCGGCCTGCGCGGGCACCATCGGCATCGCGCCTTCCGGCAACATCAATCCCGAACGCGAGCATCCCTCGCTGTTCGAGCCGGTGCACGGCTCCGCGCCGGATATCGCCGGGCAGAACGTGGCGAACCCCATCGGCCAGATCTGGTCGGCGGCGATGATGCTCGATCATCTCGGCGAGAAGGGTGCCGCGGCCGAGATCGTCGCGGCCATCGAGGCCGTGCTGAAGGAGCCCAGCCTGCGCACGCGCGATCTCGGCGGATCGGCCGACACCGCGAGCTGCGGCAAGGCGATCGCCGCGCTCCTGTCCTGA
- a CDS encoding cupin domain-containing protein — MSNLIVFDLDNPGTPKESKALPERLVDGDPSYRTWEQDTVDGGRIRSGIWEATPGAMRSIKGETWEYCTILSGVMELTEDGREPRRFTAGDTFVMRPGFTGTWRTIETVRKLWVIVSPESV; from the coding sequence ATGTCCAACCTGATCGTCTTCGACCTCGACAATCCCGGAACGCCGAAGGAGAGCAAGGCGCTGCCCGAACGTCTGGTCGACGGCGACCCGTCCTACAGGACGTGGGAGCAGGACACCGTCGACGGCGGCCGCATCCGTTCCGGCATCTGGGAGGCGACGCCCGGCGCGATGCGCTCCATCAAGGGCGAGACCTGGGAATATTGCACCATCCTGTCCGGCGTGATGGAACTCACGGAGGACGGCCGGGAACCCCGCCGCTTCACCGCCGGCGATACCTTCGTCATGCGCCCGGGCTTCACCGGTACCTGGCGCACCATCGAGACCGTGCGCAAGCTCTGGGTGATCGTGTCGCCCGAAAGCGTATGA
- a CDS encoding ABC transporter substrate-binding protein: MRYRVSMIALCASAAIFTAGAARADQITFVSQGGAYQEAQTKAILDPVAAQLGITINQDSSPDAWPVIKTQTASGKVIWDVVDTPAKDCIRGGEQGMIEKLDFSQIPNAEKMPAEYKSPYSVAYEFYSSVLAYNKKKYGDNPPKTWADFWDVKKFPGTRALRNHPLATLEAALLADGVPADKLYPLDVDRAFKKLEQIKPYITVWWTSGAQSAQLLADGEADMEMAWNGRVAAVVKEGAPVGYSFNEGFLQYTSLCILKGAPNAATAVKFVNAALTPEIQANFPAYIDYGPGNPEAYKTGKISPERAAEMPSSPENAKLQVLVSDAWWSSPAGEEAQKRWAEFIQK; encoded by the coding sequence ATGCGGTACCGAGTTTCCATGATCGCGCTTTGCGCGTCAGCGGCGATCTTCACGGCCGGCGCGGCGCGCGCCGATCAGATCACCTTCGTCTCGCAGGGCGGCGCCTACCAGGAGGCGCAGACCAAGGCGATCCTCGATCCCGTGGCGGCGCAGCTCGGCATCACCATCAATCAGGACAGCTCCCCCGATGCCTGGCCGGTCATCAAGACCCAGACCGCCTCGGGCAAGGTCATCTGGGACGTGGTCGATACCCCGGCCAAGGATTGCATCCGCGGCGGCGAGCAGGGCATGATCGAGAAGCTCGACTTCTCGCAGATCCCCAACGCCGAGAAGATGCCGGCCGAGTACAAGAGCCCCTATTCGGTCGCCTATGAATTCTATTCGAGCGTGCTCGCCTACAACAAGAAGAAGTATGGCGACAACCCGCCGAAGACGTGGGCCGATTTCTGGGACGTGAAGAAGTTCCCGGGCACCCGCGCCCTGCGCAACCATCCGCTCGCGACCCTCGAGGCGGCGCTTCTCGCCGACGGCGTTCCGGCCGACAAGCTCTACCCGCTCGACGTCGACCGCGCCTTCAAGAAGCTCGAGCAGATCAAGCCCTACATCACGGTGTGGTGGACGTCGGGCGCGCAGTCGGCCCAGCTCCTCGCCGATGGCGAGGCCGATATGGAGATGGCGTGGAACGGCCGCGTCGCCGCCGTCGTCAAGGAAGGCGCGCCGGTCGGCTACTCGTTCAACGAGGGCTTCCTGCAGTACACCTCGCTCTGCATCCTCAAGGGCGCGCCCAACGCGGCCACCGCGGTCAAGTTCGTGAACGCCGCGCTGACGCCCGAGATCCAGGCGAACTTCCCGGCCTATATCGATTACGGCCCGGGCAACCCGGAAGCCTACAAGACCGGCAAAATCTCGCCGGAGCGGGCGGCCGAGATGCCGAGTTCGCCGGAGAACGCGAAGCTTCAGGTGCTCGTCTCCGACGCGTGGTGGAGCTCGCCGGCCGGCGAAGAGGCGCAGAAGCGCTGGGCCGAGTTCATCCAGAAATAA
- a CDS encoding GMC family oxidoreductase — protein MIVDHLILGGGSAGCVLAARLSADPGRTVVLVEAGRNISADDIPDAIRSRYPGRAYLDTGNIWARLTALMGYARSNAAPRTSRRYEQAKLLGGGSAINALMANRGAPADYAEWQALGADGWGWDDCLPYFLQIEADRDFSGPLHGRDGPLTIRRISDARISPFVDRVMKTLDRRGHPIRADQNGPWEDGTFRGAVAVSDAGERLPTSLAYLTAEVRRRPNLRIVTECVADRILFEGRQAVGAVLSGAASETVRAREVIVSAGAIHTPALLMRSGVGPANDLATMGVPVAVDSGAVGRNLMEHPSIAVAAYLPPHMRVRDPAEHHEQAIWRFSSGLEGAPQGDMHAAILSRSGWHSVGLRMGSLFFWVNKSYSRGVVRLASPDPRAEPDVDFRMLSDARDLERLKLALRMGAAALSDPFMDGHRGTVFPSSYSPRVAKVAVPGTWNALQRGLLSGLLDVAGPLRPALVHAAVTLGTTLQGLLDDDDALTEFVRRHVGGTWHPSGTCRMGAAGDPAAVTSPTGQVYGAGGLRVCDASLMPSIPCANTNIPTIMIAERIADFVLDGR, from the coding sequence ATGATCGTGGATCACCTGATCCTGGGAGGCGGTTCGGCCGGCTGCGTGCTGGCCGCCCGGCTCTCGGCCGATCCCGGAAGAACGGTCGTGCTGGTCGAGGCCGGCCGCAACATCTCCGCCGACGACATTCCCGACGCGATCCGCAGCCGCTATCCCGGCCGTGCCTATCTCGACACCGGCAACATCTGGGCGCGGCTCACGGCGCTGATGGGTTACGCCCGGTCCAATGCCGCGCCGCGCACCTCGCGGCGCTACGAGCAGGCGAAGCTTCTCGGCGGCGGCTCGGCGATCAACGCGCTGATGGCCAATCGCGGCGCCCCGGCCGATTATGCCGAATGGCAGGCGCTCGGCGCGGACGGCTGGGGCTGGGACGACTGCCTGCCCTATTTCCTCCAGATCGAGGCCGACCGCGACTTTTCCGGGCCATTGCACGGCAGGGACGGCCCCCTGACCATCCGGCGCATATCGGACGCGCGGATTTCGCCCTTCGTCGACCGCGTCATGAAGACCCTCGACCGCCGCGGCCATCCCATCCGCGCCGACCAGAACGGGCCGTGGGAAGACGGCACCTTTCGCGGCGCCGTCGCGGTCAGCGATGCCGGCGAGCGGCTGCCGACCTCGCTCGCCTATCTGACGGCGGAGGTCCGGCGCCGGCCCAATCTGCGCATCGTCACCGAATGCGTGGCCGACCGCATCCTGTTCGAAGGCCGCCAGGCCGTGGGCGCCGTCCTGTCGGGGGCGGCGAGCGAGACCGTCCGCGCGCGGGAAGTGATCGTGTCCGCCGGCGCCATCCACACCCCGGCGCTCCTGATGCGCTCGGGCGTCGGTCCTGCCAACGATCTCGCCACCATGGGCGTTCCTGTCGCCGTGGACAGCGGTGCCGTCGGCCGGAACCTGATGGAGCATCCCTCGATCGCGGTCGCCGCCTATCTGCCGCCGCACATGCGGGTGCGCGACCCGGCCGAGCATCACGAGCAGGCGATCTGGCGCTTCTCCTCCGGTCTGGAGGGCGCGCCGCAGGGCGACATGCACGCCGCCATCCTGTCGCGCTCCGGCTGGCATTCGGTCGGGCTGCGCATGGGCAGCCTGTTCTTCTGGGTCAACAAGTCCTATTCGCGCGGCGTCGTCAGGCTGGCCTCGCCCGATCCGCGCGCCGAGCCGGACGTCGACTTCCGCATGCTCAGCGACGCGCGCGATCTCGAACGCCTCAAGCTCGCCCTGCGCATGGGGGCCGCGGCTCTGTCGGATCCGTTCATGGACGGCCATCGCGGCACGGTGTTTCCGTCGAGCTATTCGCCGCGCGTGGCGAAGGTCGCCGTGCCCGGCACCTGGAACGCGCTGCAGCGCGGCCTGCTGTCGGGCCTGCTCGACGTGGCCGGGCCGCTGCGGCCGGCGCTGGTGCACGCGGCGGTCACGCTCGGCACCACCCTGCAGGGCCTTCTTGACGACGACGACGCGCTGACCGAATTCGTCCGCCGTCATGTCGGCGGCACCTGGCATCCCTCCGGCACCTGTCGCATGGGCGCGGCCGGCGATCCGGCGGCGGTGACCTCGCCGACAGGGCAGGTTTACGGCGCCGGGGGCCTCAGGGTCTGCGACGCCTCCCTGATGCCGTCGATCCCCTGCGCCAACACCAACATCCCCACCATCATGATCGCCGAGCGCATCGCCGATTTCGTGCTGGACGGCCGCTGA